The genomic stretch TGTATGGATAACAAACCCCTCCATGGCTAAGGCACCTTGAGTTGTTGAATCATAGGTTTTTTTCAATTATGTGTACCCAGCAAACTATTGTGCGTGCCATATGACTATTTTTCACATGATTTGTTAACACAGTTTTCGGTCACCCCGGAGAACTTGGATTATTTTAAGGTGATATGGAACACTGGGTTCTATTTGCCATTTGGGAAAGATCTTTTTAAGTGGAATGGTAGAAGgaatgaagaagatgatcagaACTACGGCTCAGTTTATTAAAGAATTCTCCTCTTTTATTAAAGATGCACATTttacatatatacatgcatacGTCTGACCATTGCACGTTTCACATACGTGTACACAGTATAGTGCCATGCAAGGGATGGTCGAAATCTTTTGTTAGGTGGTGTAGGGACGTGTGCATGTCAGGTTGAACATCCTCCTCATATGAACGCCCTTGTGCTGATGTGGGGATGGCATGGCCATGCTGTGGGCCCCGCGAGACACATTTGCTAGGCGAGGGGGGCTCAGGGCGACCTGCTCTGGGAGAGTCCTCACCTCGCTTATGGCGAGCCATTTTTCCCTTCAACATAATTCATTTCAGTTTTGAGGTTCCAACTTTGGTCCTCAATATAAAATATACTTTGGTTAAATTGtttgtataaaaaaaacaaaagaaaattctaatttttaattgacGTTTGAATTGTGTTGAATCTCATATTACCTCAAATtagccccaatttttttttttgagtcaaATTATCCCTCTTACAATCTCATTGTTTCTGTTCATAAGTAATTTTTTACAAACTTTTCtagaaatatttttcttcactagccattttttttttttttttaattaaaaagggttACAATTGATGGGAAGGCTGCCTCTCACCAcaggaattaggatcctcttcattttatttgaattaaaaaatatccaattagttataataGATGGACATTTTTGTCccatcaaaaaatgaaaagacaaaaatacacttttactataactaactagatatttttcaattcatttaaaTTGGAGAGGATCTTGGGGTGGTTTAGGGCTGTTAAAACGAGTTCATGTCAACCCGATTAATCCATCAATTAATTTATCTCAACTCAAACACAACACGTTTATTAAACAAGTTTATAACCTGTTTATGACATAAATACGTTGTGCTCGAGTCGAGTTTATGGGTCGCAAGTTTTGAGAActttaaaactaaattgaaataGCACggaaaagataaagactaataaatttgtcctaaaaaagcatttaaattatattttctttttacaactTTTTACTTTCGGTACTTTTTCATCACCCTTCAACTATGAAAGCAGAGGAGAGCAGAGCAGAGCAGAGGATTGCAGAACTAGGGAGAAGAATGTTGACCTTTTTGCCTGAGGACTTGGTGGTGAAAATACTCTCTAAGCTGCCACCAAAGTCCCTGATCCGATTCAGGTGCGTATCCAAAACCTGGGATGCTCTCATTGGAAACCCTGATTTCTTCTCTAGAAACCTCCTTAACCAATCCATTTTCACCCCCACCCAAAACCCAGATCGTCCACTCCCTCTCCTCCTCGTCAGCGCCACCGACAAATTCAACGCTGAAAGGGAACTGTTCTCTTTCCTCTCTTACGACACCCTCGAATGTGTGTCTCGGATCCCTCTGAATCTCCCTCCCGCACCAAACAATGACTGTTTCGTTACAATTCCAAATTGTAACCTCAAGGTCGTCGCTTCCTGTAAAGGGATACTCTGCCTCTACGATTTCCGAACCAGAGACATCTATCTCTGGAACCCCGCCACGCCGTCGGCAGGGCTCAAGGCTCTGCCGCCCTTTTCCCGGCACCCTGAACCCGGAGTTATTGTTTATCTGCTCGGCGTCGGGTTCGGGTTCGACCCCAGATCTAAGGACTTCAAGGTGGTGAGGATTCGAAAAGTTGCGCGCGGCCCTGATGCCACAAAGCGGGTGAAGAAGGAGGTGGAAGTGTACAGCGTAAGTGATGGGTATTGGAGAATGATTGATGTAAGCGTGCCATTTGGTTTTCGTGGAGGTTGGCGGACGGCGGCGTTTGATGGGGTTTTTTTCTGGTGGTCGTTGGGTCTAATAACCGTTGCTTTCGATTTCAGCGACGAGGTGTTTCGAACGACGCCGTTTCCGCATGCTAGAAGTGCCTTGTATTTTTCTCACAAATTGATGGTGTTGAACGGGTGCATTGCTATGGCGGTTTTTCCTCGTGCTTCAGGGAAGGTAAATATGTCTTTGGAGATATGGGTTTTGCTTGAATTTGGTGTTAAGGAGTCGTGGACTTTATTTATCAACATTGGACTCCCGCCGGATTTAGAAAGGCCATTGAGGTTTTGGAAGAACGGGGAGTTGTTCATGGAGAATAGTGAGGGGCAGTTGGTCTTGTATGATCCTTTTACACGTACAAGGAAGAATCTTCAGATTGAAGGGGTTAAGGAATCCTTAGAAGTTGCTCTCTTCACGCAGAGTTCCGTCGCCATCAATGGAGGGGTTGAGCTTGAAGGAGGggataatctgtgaggtatgatttCGTGTGCTTTTGTTTGTTTCATATATGTTTTGTCATGAACTAATTTTCCTTTATTCGTGAGTACGTTTGGTCCTAAATTTGGCTTTCGGCTTTTACATTATTGTGTACAATCTTCTTGAAAAGCCATTTTGGTAACATTGGCTGGTTTGATATGGATCAATCAAAAGTTCTGGTATTAGATGGCATTCATGACATTCATTTTATAGTCTTAGGTACTTTGAAAATGTGAggtgttgaatatatatataagtaatgttgaatatatcaaaaagcgcagaggggcacaaCTCTAATACACGGGCAGTATACAAAAGaacgcctaagagggagaggaAAATAGAACAAGAAAGTCAAAATGgttaatcactaaaggagctagacAAGCAAATGCCCAagtatagagagagaagaagaaaaaggacttGAGCTCCTCCTAGGtccatttctttccctccacaAGCACCAAATAATGCAAAagggaatcatcttccacacgaCAGCGCTCCGAAAACAACCACTtatccaccaacaagcaaacaaatccgCCACTctattaggcataaccc from Corylus avellana chromosome ca1, CavTom2PMs-1.0 encodes the following:
- the LOC132187674 gene encoding F-box protein At3g07870-like; the protein is MLTFLPEDLVVKILSKLPPKSLIRFRCVSKTWDALIGNPDFFSRNLLNQSIFTPTQNPDRPLPLLLVSATDKFNAERELFSFLSYDTLECVSRIPLNLPPAPNNDCFVTIPNCNLKVVASCKGILCLYDFRTRDIYLWNPATPSAGLKALPPFSRHPEPGVIVYLLGVGFGFDPRSKDFKVVRIRKVARGPDATKRVKKEVEVYSVSDGYWRMIDVSVPFGFRGGWRTAAFDGVFFWWSLGLITVAFDFSDEVFRTTPFPHARSALYFSHKLMVLNGCIAMAVFPRASGKVNMSLEIWVLLEFGVKESWTLFINIGLPPDLERPLRFWKNGELFMENSEGQLVLYDPFTRTRKNLQIEGVKESLEVALFTQSSVAINGGVELEGGDNL